The following coding sequences are from one Bdellovibrionales bacterium window:
- a CDS encoding EVE domain-containing protein, whose protein sequence is MRYWLMKSEPDVFSIDDLKEKKTTLWDGVRNYQARNFMMNDMQVGDTVLFYHSNATPPGIAGYAKVSKKAAPDPSQFDKKSEYFDSSATPEKPRWFGVEVAFVKKFKELISLERLRETKGLENMLLLRKGQRLSIQPVTEKEYVIIDRLCSK, encoded by the coding sequence ATGCGCTACTGGTTAATGAAATCCGAACCCGATGTTTTTTCCATAGACGACCTCAAAGAGAAAAAAACAACACTCTGGGATGGTGTGCGCAACTATCAGGCTCGAAATTTCATGATGAATGACATGCAAGTCGGCGATACTGTGCTTTTTTATCACTCTAACGCCACGCCGCCAGGAATCGCCGGGTACGCCAAGGTGAGCAAAAAAGCAGCCCCCGACCCCTCACAGTTCGATAAAAAGAGTGAGTATTTCGACAGCAGCGCCACGCCAGAAAAGCCCCGTTGGTTTGGGGTGGAGGTGGCTTTTGTTAAAAAATTTAAGGAGCTCATTTCTCTGGAACGACTCCGCGAAACCAAAGGTCTCGAAAACATGCTTCTTCTCAGAAAAGGCCAACGACTTTCGATCCAACCTGTCACTGAGAAGGAATATGTCATCATCGATCGACTTTGTTCAAAATAA